A region of the Streptomyces sp. NBC_00442 genome:
TCCTTCTTGAACCGGTAGACGGTCATGCCGCGGGCGTCGACGATGACGTCGCCGAGCCGCGCGTCCTTGCGCACCGAGAGGCCGGGCAGCGATGCGGCCGCGGCCGGCGCCGCCGCCGATGCCTTCTTGCCGTCGGGTGCGGCGGCGTGCCAAGTGCCGCCCACGTTCTGCCCGTTGGTGTCGCCGGGGTTGGTGTCCTTGCTGTAGCGGTACATCGGCCAGCCGCCGATGGTGAGCTGCTTGGTCCCGTCGGCGCGCGTGACGGAGCCGAGCTTGGACTGGTCGGTGCCGGCCGCGGCGGTGACACCCGCGGCGGGCACCGCGGGCCACGCGGTCGCGCAGTCGCCGTCGCACTTCGACGCGGGGGGACTCGCGGTGTCCTTGTCGAAGCGGTACAGGGTGAACCCCGCACTGTCGGTGACGACCTTGCCCAGGTCCTTGCTGTCGGTGACGGTCAGTTGGCCGGCCTGTTTGGCGGCGGACACGGCGCCACCCGCCTGACCGTACGCGCCGCCCGACCCGTAGCCGGTGTCGGAGCTCGCGGTGCCGGCGTTGGCGACCGGCTGCCCGGCGCCGCTTCCGTAGGCGCTTCCCTTGTCCTGGCCGCAGGCCGTCGCGGTCAGTGCCAGGACTGCTGCCGCCGCTGCCGCGAGCGCTGTGCTGCGCCAGGTGTTCATGGCAACTCCCGTTGTATATAAGGCTGTTGAGGCGCCGGTGGCACCGGTTGTCGGTCCTAAGTACGGGCGGCGGGTGACGGTTCGTTCAACGCGGACCCGGGAATTTTCCGAACGAACCCGAACAGCGGGTCAACGTGGGGGACGCGGAACGCCGGTAAGTCCCTCGTTCAGGCGAATCGGTCCGGCAGCCCCTCGGATGTGGGCCCGGCCGCCCGATGATCACTGAGTGCAAGGACGACAACTCGCCGGACGGCTGCTCGCCGCCACGGCCTTCACCGTGCTGCTGGCCGCACCGGCACCGGCCGCGCGGGCCGACGCCTGCGCGTACGCGGGCACGGGCGGCGGTTCCCCCTGGGCGGTGGCGGGCTCGGGCCACCACCACTGCCCGTTCCCGCCCTGGCCGCATCCGAGGCCGACGCACACCCGGGTGCCGCCGACGCCGCCGCCCGTCACACCGCCGCCGCGCCCGCCGGTTCCGCCCGTGCCCCGGCCCACGCCGCCGCCCCGCCCCGCCCCGCCGCCCGCCCCTCCGGCGCCTCCGGTGGTGCACAGGCCCGCCGCGCCGGCCCCGGCCCGGCCGGCGCCGCCCGTTCCCGATCCGGCGCCGGTGGTGCCCCCGGCGCCGCCCGTGCCCGCCCCGCCCCATCCGGCGCCGCCGGCCGCGAAGCCGTTCGTCCTGCGTGCCTACCGGATGCCGCCGCGCAAGAAGCCCGCGCCGCGGCTCTCTCCCGTCACCCTCACGCTGCTCATCACCGCGCCCGCCGTGCTCGGCGCGGCGCTGCTGCGCACCCGCTCCGGCTCGCGCTCGCGCTGAGCCCCCCTTTCCTGAGAGGCCCCCCGTGTCCGACTGGCTCGTCCTGGTCATCGCGATGGCCGCCGCCTGCGCGGTCGTCCTCACCATCACCCTGTTCAGCAACCGCCGGGTCGACCCCGAGACCGACGACCCCTCCGACACCCCGGACGTCATCGAGTACATGACGATGATGATCGGCGTGGTGTACGCCATCGTGCTCGGCCTCGCCATCGCGGGCGTCTGGGAGGGCCGCGGGGCCGCCCAGGCCGACGTGCAGCAGGAGGCCCAGGCACTCCACGAGATCAGCCAGCGGGTCCAGGTGTACCCGGCGGAGGTGCGCGACCGGACCCGGGCCGATGTCGAGGAGTACGCCTCCTACGTGGTGCACACCGAGTGGAGCCACATGGCCAAGCACGGCGACCTCACCGACGAGGGCGCGCAGAAGCTGGAGAAGATCCGCCGCGACGTGACGGACTACCACCCGGCCAACGACTTCGAGGCGCAGGCCTACCAGCCGCTGATCGACCAGGTGGGAGCCGTGGACGCAGCCCGGACCGCCCGCGGCCAGGGGGCCGGGGCCACGATGCCCGGGGTCGTCTGGTTCGGCCTGATCATCGGGGCGCTGGTCACGGTCGGCCTGATCTTCACGCTGCAGATCAGGCGCACCTGGCGGGAGCTGCTCCTCGCGGGGTTCTTCAGCGCGCTGATCGCCTTCCTGCTCTTCCTGATCTGGGACTTCGACGCCCCCTTCGGGCGCGGCATCTCGGCGACGGCGGGGCCCTTCCTCGACCTGTTCCCCGGCATCGGCTGACGCGCCGGGGGCCCGGCCGCGTCCGGACACCGCGCCGCGGCGGCGCGGTGTCCGCTCGGCCGGGCGGGGGACCCGGATGCCCCATTCGCCGGACAGCGATCGCGACACACCGGGTCGCCTCCTAGCGTTTCGGGCATCGAGGTGCATTCACCGCTTTTGTGGAATCGGTTCCGCAGCTGCTCCTCGGGGACCGGAGGATTGACCATGGGCGCGATACGCATCGCATCCGCCGCACTCATCGGCGCCGGCGCGCTCGCGCTCGCCCCGTCCACCGCCACAGCGGCCCAGAACAGCCCCAACGCGACCAGCGACACGTCGTTCGCCTTCAGCGTGACCCCCTCCGTGATCGCACCGGGCGGCCAGGTCACCCTGAACGTCACCAACTGCCCCGTCGAGGCCACCGTGTCCTCCGGGGTCTTCGACACCGTCACCGTCCCCCAGAACAGTTCGCGCAACGCGACGGTCGACTGGGACGCCAAGCGGGGTGCCACGTACACCGTGACGTTCACCTGCAACGGCACGCGGCGCACCTCCCAGCTGACCATCACCGGCGCCTCGCCGACGACCAGCTCCACCGTGCGCCCCACCGTCCGTTCCACCATCTCCCCGCTCGGCGTGCGGGGCGGGCTCGGCGGCAGCGCCAAGGGCGACCTCGACACCGTCGAGCTCGCGGTCGGTGCCACGCTGATCGCCATCGCCGGCACCGGCGTGTTCTACGTGCTGCGCAAGCGCTCCGGCGGACGACAGCACTGAGCGCCGCGCC
Encoded here:
- a CDS encoding SCO0930 family lipoprotein, translating into MNTWRSTALAAAAAAVLALTATACGQDKGSAYGSGAGQPVANAGTASSDTGYGSGGAYGQAGGAVSAAKQAGQLTVTDSKDLGKVVTDSAGFTLYRFDKDTASPPASKCDGDCATAWPAVPAAGVTAAAGTDQSKLGSVTRADGTKQLTIGGWPMYRYSKDTNPGDTNGQNVGGTWHAAAPDGKKASAAAPAAAASLPGLSVRKDARLGDVIVDARGMTVYRFKKDSAWPMKSACTGACLQKWPAVAPVAKNDTKGIALKGFVTFDRPDGVKQQSITCWPVYTFSGDTQPGDTNGQGMGGTWYAVSPQGKLVGAPK
- a CDS encoding bestrophin-like domain; this encodes MSDWLVLVIAMAAACAVVLTITLFSNRRVDPETDDPSDTPDVIEYMTMMIGVVYAIVLGLAIAGVWEGRGAAQADVQQEAQALHEISQRVQVYPAEVRDRTRADVEEYASYVVHTEWSHMAKHGDLTDEGAQKLEKIRRDVTDYHPANDFEAQAYQPLIDQVGAVDAARTARGQGAGATMPGVVWFGLIIGALVTVGLIFTLQIRRTWRELLLAGFFSALIAFLLFLIWDFDAPFGRGISATAGPFLDLFPGIG